The Benincasa hispida cultivar B227 chromosome 9, ASM972705v1, whole genome shotgun sequence genome has a segment encoding these proteins:
- the LOC120087263 gene encoding protein root UVB sensitive 2, chloroplastic isoform X2 yields the protein MDLLNKFNPRKKDPKKLPSVPVSWIEVSESVSRRCQFQPDGQLSIIDDSRPAIQRIVDSFLNTFFPSGYPYSVNEGYLRYTQFRALQHVTSAALSVLSTQSLLFAAGLRPTAAQATVVSWVLKDGMQHVGKLICSNLGARMDSEPKRWRVIADVLYDMGAGLEVISPLCPHLFLEMAGLGNFAKGMAVVAARATRLPIYSSFAKEGNLSDLFAKGEAISTLFNVVGMGAGLQLASTICSSIQGKLVAAPLLSIVHVYCVVEQMRATPINTLNPQRTAMIVADFVKSGRIPSPSDLRYQEDLVFPGRLIEDAGNVKVGGALHEVIKPSKLLEMKQIFPEEKFVLNQSQKWVDMVLEHDASGEDALRGWLVAAYTANIKGPSHEPTASVLLEAYEKMNDMFTPFLAELQAKGWHTDRFLDGAGSRFAW from the exons ATGGACTTGCTG AACAAGTTCAACCCCCGCAAGAAGGACCCAAAGAAATTACCCTCTGTTCCTGTTTCCTGGATTGAAGTCTCCGAGTCTGTTTCACGCCGCTGCCAATTTCAACCTGATGGTCAACTTTCT ATTATTGATGACTCAAGACCAGCGATTCAGCGTATCGTTGATTCCTTCCTCAATACATTTTTTCCCTCAGGATACCCATACAG TGTCAACGAAGGATATTTGAGGTATACCCAATTTCGAGCCTTGCAACATGTTACTAGTGCAGCTCTGTCAGTGCTGTCAACTCAG TCACTGCTGTTTGCTGCAGGCTTGCGGCCAACAGCGGCACAGGCTACCGTTGTAAGTTGG GTTTTAAAGGATGGGATGCAACATGTTGGCAAACTTATATGCAGCAATTTAGGTGCAAGAATGGATTCAGAGCCGAAAAGGTGGAGAGTTATTG CTGATGTCCTATATGACATGGGTGCTGGCTTGGAAGTTATTTCTCCATTATGCCCTCATCTTTTTCTTGAGATGGCCGGCCTAGGAAACTTTGCAAAG GGAATGGCAGTAGTTGCTGCAAGAGCAACAAGATTGCCAATATATTCTTCATTTGCTAAAGAAGGCAATCTTAGTGACCTCTTTGCCAAAGGGGAGGCCATCTCCACTCTCTTCAACGTTGTTGGAATGGGAGCTGGCCTGCAATTAGCGTCAACTATTTGTTCATCAATACAAGGAAAG TTAGTTGCCGCACCTCTCCTTTCAATCGTACATGTATATTGCGTTGTAGAGCAAATGCGAGCAACTCCAATAAACACGTTGAATCCACAGAGGACGGCAATGATTGTTGCTGATTTCGTGAAGTCGGGAAGGATACCAAGCCCCTCTGACTTAAGGTACCAAGAAGATCTCGTCTTTCCTGGAAGACTCATAGAGGATGCTGGAAATGTAAAAGTAGGTGGGGCTTTACATGAGGTTATTAAACCATCAAAACTTCTTGAAATGAAACAAATATTCCCTGAGGAGAAGTTTGTTTTGAACCAAAGTCAAAAATGGGTTGACATGGTGTTGGAGCATGATGCCTCGGGCGAAGATGCATTGAGGGGATGGCTAGTAGCTGCTTATACTGCAAACATAAAAGGGCCTTCTCATGAGCCTACTGCCAGTGTGTTGCTTGAGGCTTACGAAAAGATGAACGATATGTTCACTCCGTTTCTAGCTGAACTTCAGGCTAAAGGGTGGCATACCGATCGTTTTCTTGATGGAGCGGGAAGTCGTTTTGCCTGGTAG
- the LOC120087263 gene encoding protein root UVB sensitive 2, chloroplastic isoform X1 translates to MDLLNKFNPRKKDPKKLPSVPVSWIEVSESVSRRCQFQPDGQLSVKIIDDSRPAIQRIVDSFLNTFFPSGYPYSVNEGYLRYTQFRALQHVTSAALSVLSTQSLLFAAGLRPTAAQATVVSWVLKDGMQHVGKLICSNLGARMDSEPKRWRVIADVLYDMGAGLEVISPLCPHLFLEMAGLGNFAKGMAVVAARATRLPIYSSFAKEGNLSDLFAKGEAISTLFNVVGMGAGLQLASTICSSIQGKLVAAPLLSIVHVYCVVEQMRATPINTLNPQRTAMIVADFVKSGRIPSPSDLRYQEDLVFPGRLIEDAGNVKVGGALHEVIKPSKLLEMKQIFPEEKFVLNQSQKWVDMVLEHDASGEDALRGWLVAAYTANIKGPSHEPTASVLLEAYEKMNDMFTPFLAELQAKGWHTDRFLDGAGSRFAW, encoded by the exons ATGGACTTGCTG AACAAGTTCAACCCCCGCAAGAAGGACCCAAAGAAATTACCCTCTGTTCCTGTTTCCTGGATTGAAGTCTCCGAGTCTGTTTCACGCCGCTGCCAATTTCAACCTGATGGTCAACTTTCT GTGAAGATTATTGATGACTCAAGACCAGCGATTCAGCGTATCGTTGATTCCTTCCTCAATACATTTTTTCCCTCAGGATACCCATACAG TGTCAACGAAGGATATTTGAGGTATACCCAATTTCGAGCCTTGCAACATGTTACTAGTGCAGCTCTGTCAGTGCTGTCAACTCAG TCACTGCTGTTTGCTGCAGGCTTGCGGCCAACAGCGGCACAGGCTACCGTTGTAAGTTGG GTTTTAAAGGATGGGATGCAACATGTTGGCAAACTTATATGCAGCAATTTAGGTGCAAGAATGGATTCAGAGCCGAAAAGGTGGAGAGTTATTG CTGATGTCCTATATGACATGGGTGCTGGCTTGGAAGTTATTTCTCCATTATGCCCTCATCTTTTTCTTGAGATGGCCGGCCTAGGAAACTTTGCAAAG GGAATGGCAGTAGTTGCTGCAAGAGCAACAAGATTGCCAATATATTCTTCATTTGCTAAAGAAGGCAATCTTAGTGACCTCTTTGCCAAAGGGGAGGCCATCTCCACTCTCTTCAACGTTGTTGGAATGGGAGCTGGCCTGCAATTAGCGTCAACTATTTGTTCATCAATACAAGGAAAG TTAGTTGCCGCACCTCTCCTTTCAATCGTACATGTATATTGCGTTGTAGAGCAAATGCGAGCAACTCCAATAAACACGTTGAATCCACAGAGGACGGCAATGATTGTTGCTGATTTCGTGAAGTCGGGAAGGATACCAAGCCCCTCTGACTTAAGGTACCAAGAAGATCTCGTCTTTCCTGGAAGACTCATAGAGGATGCTGGAAATGTAAAAGTAGGTGGGGCTTTACATGAGGTTATTAAACCATCAAAACTTCTTGAAATGAAACAAATATTCCCTGAGGAGAAGTTTGTTTTGAACCAAAGTCAAAAATGGGTTGACATGGTGTTGGAGCATGATGCCTCGGGCGAAGATGCATTGAGGGGATGGCTAGTAGCTGCTTATACTGCAAACATAAAAGGGCCTTCTCATGAGCCTACTGCCAGTGTGTTGCTTGAGGCTTACGAAAAGATGAACGATATGTTCACTCCGTTTCTAGCTGAACTTCAGGCTAAAGGGTGGCATACCGATCGTTTTCTTGATGGAGCGGGAAGTCGTTTTGCCTGGTAG